ACAAAGACTCATGCATGGCTCTGTAGTGAACAAGAGAGGGCAAACGGAAGCACGACTACGAATGAACTGCATGTCGTTCTGTATAACCCCAGAAGGCCCGCAGAtggacagaaagagacaaaggtacggggggtggagggagggacaATCGCTTGaggtttatttgtttagtttggaAAGGCATGAGAAAAAAGCAATAGagaaatgaggggaaaaaaagggaaaaaacaaaccaaGCTCTGACCAAATTtcagcaggtgtgtgtatgtgacatgtggatgtgtgtgtgtgatcgtgtatctgtgtttgatgCTTGCTTTCTACACTGCTCCAAAAGCTTCCGGCTACCCTGCTTTGCTAAATGCCCTCGTTCATCTATACGTATCTCAGAGATATAactccatttttaaaaacaccaagTTTGGCCTGCTGAACATTGAGAATAGAAACTGAAATCTCCTCTGTGTGCCCTCAGTAGACCTTCCTTGTTTCAGCATTCATAATGCTAAGCGACATAAAACAGTAATTTcaaattttatgtattttatgtatttgaaGGCGTCAGTACACTTCAACCAAAGTGCTTGTCGGATAGTCCGACAGCATCTAAAACCCGCTCTGCCCACACCTTTCCAGAGTCCAACAATctctgtaactttccaaaactgacaaTCCAACAAGCACGGTGACTTAACATGGCGACTGTTGAGGTGTACTGTGAGAAAATAAGCCAGGTTTGAACTTTTCCTCTTAAGCTTTGAATATGTTCTGAACAACTGTCACGTATCACCCTTCCTTATGACAGCAGGCTTGAGTTAGTTTTGCCTTCAGACATGATCAGTTGACTTATAGTACAAATTAGTTTTTTCCTAGCAGACCACTGCCTGAAGATTGGTAGCCTGACCAGCTGGACCTGGTCTGTTTCTTTAGACGATACTAAATGCAAAGAAACAATTAACCAACTGCTAGAATCAAATGGATGATTATTGATACGTGCAGAGTAGGTCATAATTACTTATTACCAATGTTTTGTACTTTAAGTCATAGCAgaacatgataaaatatacatacagtttGGGATGACCAGCATTGTTTGGTAAAATGTCTTTCataacccctaatcctaatcTCAACTCTCAACACTACATGCTTaaccttattattattattattatatactgtgtattatatactgtatatattttatatttttatatatttatgctgTTAAGTGAGTGGATTGCCGCCAAAGCAGGTTTCATTGTGTTTAAcatgcaatgacaataaagcatctatttatttaatcttaaaTCCAATTTAAGCTTTAATCAACATGAGCTCCTTAAAAAAAGTGAAGTTAAGTTTTAAGTCCTTAAAAAAGTAAAGCTATTTTTGTAATCATTCTATCTTGTGACAACATTTGAggctctcacacagacacaaacatgcagtCTTTATAAGCTGTTCCACCCCTGCTATTTAGCTTCATTGACGCCTTTTGCTTTCAAATATCACTATattgattgatcatttttatGACTTATTATTAGTTTTCTGTGAATTACTTGATGACAGCCCTGCTTTTTAAAAGCTCTAGCACTAAATGCTACATGTGATTTTGTGATATTGACTATGCAGAAGTGATCTTTGTGCACCTGTACATAGACAGCTGCGTAGAAGATAAAGAAGTGGTTCAAAATAAAAAGTCCCTGGCGTGCCCCAGTAGCCTACTGGTCAGGAcacataccacataactgcaGCTTCCGTAGTTTGGTTcacttcccctctctctccccttgttttctgtcatctctgTTGCTATCTAATAAAGGCTTGAAAGAGAATAATCCccacttccattttttttttaaaatacagaatagTTTCCACACACTGTGGACTCTACGTTGGTTTATTCAACAGCAATGTTTCTGTCAAgccatttttttattgtgatacTGAATATGGACATGCTTCTCATGTACtactgaagaaaaaataaaagatatctATATTAAATCAGTATCAGAAGTGGCTTTCACTGCTAATGACCAAAATTGAATTTGAATGGCTACATGTTCAGCCAAGTCAACAGCTGTCAAACATCTAGTATGCATCTGCGGACAGATAAAACTATAAACTCTGTCATGCACATACACCCGCACACATGGCAGTGAAATGGTTTTGTCCAGTAGCTCCTCTAGTACAGGTCAAAGTCATCATGTTGCCACATTAATATGCATGTCATTCTCCACAGCTGGctgcaaaatacacacacacacacacacacacacacacacacttcctgcttcatcCCTTAAACACAAGACAGCCCGCCATGCGGCCAGTGTGTTAGCGCTGGCCagctgacagacaaacacacttaaacacagatCAGAGCCGAGAGCAGCagtggacagacacacacacacacacacacacacagccaggctgacagatacaaacacaaatatacagacgcgcacacacacacacacacacacacacacacgcactcacacagaTTACACAAACTTGCATCCCGCAGCCTCCAGCGCCACAGGGCACCACCGCCACATCTGTGCCCATCTCAGACACCTCGGCTGTGGGCAGCGGGGGTGAGAGAGTGCCCTGGGCGGCTGGCATGGGCTGGCATGGCCCTGGCAGTGGATGGTGTGGAAGGGAACAGCAGCCAGCGGATAACAGGATAGacagagggaaggaaaggagaagggaggaatgcaggaggaaaggaaaggaaaaaaaaaaaaatcaacgggagaaaagaataaagaaaagaaaagaaattgcTTCAAGGATAGAAGATGTCAAGGAAGAAGAGCTAAGGACACCAGGACAGCTGGAGGTATGAACGATAAAAAAATTTAACTGAAGGAGTGATACAGGAGGGCAGGAAAAAATGGGATAGAAAGATGCAGAAATAGATATGATGAGAGAAGATAGAAGATAGAGGTAAGAGGGAGGGGGGGCCGGTAGCGCCTGTTGTGAGAACGGGTGCAGGGCACTGGCAGGTGGCACTTAGGCCAGGCTGTCCAGTGACCATCAGCCGCactgttctctgtgtgtgtgtgtgtgcgcgccaGGGACAGAAGAAAGGCTCAGGCGCCATTTTGGCTCTGCTGGAGCTGTTGCTGGGCTGGGCACTGGCCTGGTGGCACAGAGCgggcagtgtgtgtttgtgtgtgtgtgtgtgtgtgtttgtatataagtgtgtgtgttgcattatgTTGTGGCATGCTTAACAGGATTAGAGGTGACCTGGTGAGGTCCAGTTGGTACTGGGACCATGGCACAGCGGTgcgcatgtgtgtttatgtgtgtgtgggttgtaTAATAGGATTAGCTGTTACCTGGTGCGGTACAGTTGGTGTGCTGGTCTGAACTGGACTGGACTGGGCCGAGCTGGGCAGGAGCTGGGCAGAGGGGAGcgctgtgtgtatatgtatatgtgtgtgtgtgtgagtgtgagtgtggtGGCATGTATAATAGGATTAGGTACTACCTGGTGAGGTGCAGTTGGCGCTGGGCATTTGCCAGCTGTTCTGCTAGGCTCAGGGCTTCGGCCTGCCATTGGCTCCCGTCCTTTTGGACCGCCTCCAGATGCTGCCGACAGCCAACCAGCTCTGAGCTCAGCCTTTCCACTTCCTGTCCCGCagagatggaaggagagagggaagaggaggtgaggaaATCTTTCACAACAACCCACCTTATGCCCTCAGACAAACACGACGTTTAAGGCTGACTACAACCTCATGTAAAGGTTGAGCATGACATGGAAATCATTTTAGGTTTAAtcatctaaaattaaaaattaattgcttgaaaaacagtaaaattgtcttgtttacagtatcataaaatatcagaggaattcatattttttatgaggcattccaataaaaaaaatctttgttgtGTTTCGACatgatttgaaaataaatatttgaggAGCTGCTGATTTTGCTTCTTACCTCGATACAGCCTCCTCAAAAAATGGTAAATGCTTACAAATTATTGACACAACTAACTGATCATTGGCTGACTtaaaaattaattaactaatctAATAAATCTAAACTAATCAATGTGTTGAATGCAGACGTACCTGTGAAGCCTTTTCCATCTGCCTCTTGGTCTTGGAGTTGAGCTCTCGGagctctctctctgcctcctctttcTTTAGTTGGGCCTGGCTGAGCTTATATCGCAGAtccacacacacctacagatgACAAAGACTGATTAAAAACTGCCAGCCCTTAACAAATATTACTTAATGTCCGTTGCTTcttcatttactgttttttctgattttcttttcatcatctTACCCTTATCTTAAAAGGTTCTTCATTTCAATAGTCATCCAACCATCTGCATTTATTTCCAGGCTAAAGCTCACTGATCTAAATATGTTGTAATACTGACCtattttgctaaaaaaaaaatcgcaaTCTACTCTTTATAAGTTCAATAATACTATGCAATTCATGTTTAAATTTGCTACACTATGGGCTACTATCATTTTTATCGTTTTCATTTGTTGGTTATAATATCTATTAGAATTATCTATCAAAATATACAATtgtaattatgtaaaaatgtgacaCTGAAAATAGTTCTCATCTGCCCTCATCCAGTACCACTACCGAACAGAAACTGGGTTGATATGAATTCAGTGTCTTCAAGACATTTTAGCAGGGCGAATATTTGTTAATGTTCAATGCTTGAACTAAAGTCTTCCAATTTAAGCCAAATCTGCAGCCCACTAGACAATTCTGTTGCTGCTTTGCTACagtttacatgtacagtaccaatcgaaagtttggacacaccctcaCATTCGCATGAATGAGAACTGTACATATACTCCTGTAATTTTACAATACAAGAATTATCAAAACCTTATCTAAGCTTCTTCAAATGAAGCTTGCTTATTGAACTGACccttaatttatttatgtactCACATTGAATATACCCTTCCAACAACAGCcagaaaataaatactgaaatagATAAACCTTTGCTGCCATCCAGTGGATTTACAGGAGCATTACAAGTAGACAGTACAGACTGCATCTGTGTGCTCTCTACCTCTGTTCCTTCAAAGTTACAACTATCTTTTTAAGTTTGACCTCCCAAAGCTAAAAGAGTCTCCAGTTGTCTTTAATCATGCAGATTCAAACTCCTAAGTGCAAACTATGATCGATGTAAGCACCAGTCAAGTAACAATACATGTTGACATAAGGTGTTCTTCCACACTGCACACAGTGTACCTTGGTATTGTCTTGTTCCTGACTGGTAAGTCTGTGAAGAGTGTCTTCCAGCTGATTGGTCAGTGAGCTCTTGTCTCTGTGAGCTCTGTCTAGCTGCCCTTCCAACTCAGCTACACGCTGAGAGAGGCTGGACAcctgatacaaacacacattttttcctttgtgATTTCATTGAattcaaaacaagaaaaacatcccCACAAATAAGAATATTAAAAATTTTGCTAAACAATTTAAATATATCCCCTTGTGGTTGTTAATCACCATAGAGGTATGAATGGTGTTTTTCCGTTTGTTCATTAATATTTAAGTATTTCAAAGCAACCGGAACTGGGATAAGAACTACATGCAGTACATACCTTTAAACAAAACTATAGGTCAACCAATGAGTTCTCTATAAACTCAAAAAGTTAATAAGtgagatttactgtatgtgccagctcctctctctgtttgcgGGCCTCAGTCCGGCCCTCCTCTCTGGCCTCAGCCAGTCTCTCCTGCAAGGCCTGGGCTTGTCGTTCCAGCTGTTCTCTCTGTCGAGCCAGCTCCCTTGAGAACTGCTCACACTGCACCTCCACCTGCATGCATACAAACAGCAACTTAGGAGGAATCTCTTAACTGAGTGAATGAccttcacaaataaaaaaaggatgttaaagcaaacacacagcacaacTGGAAAGGTTTGGtggttgtgtttatgtttctctAACCCTAGCTTTGTGAAGATTTGCTTCTTCAGCCATCTCCACAGCCTGTTTGACCTGAAGACAGGCTGACCACTCCCGATGTTGCGCCTCCTGCTGACTAGCCCGCACAGCACGTAGAGCCACCAGCAACTCATCACGCTCCCTGTAAGGATGGACAAGCATAAAAACCATCACATAgttaagacaaacaaaaaactgcaaagtatgaatgtgtctgtgtgtttcccCACTGACTTGGTAAGCCTGTCAATAGCCTGGACATGCAGATTTGTGTGAGTCCCAGCCAAGACCGCTTCGTGCTGTGCACACTGAAGACACAATCCTGCCACACGGGGCGCTCCATCCGCCCTCAGTGCATCCGCAGCCTGTTTCTCCCTGTGTCTCAGACGAACCTTCACCTCCTCACACTccttctgactgactgacagatcCTTCCTGATGATGGAAACAGAGATAGAAAGGGGGCAGGAAAGGAGATGAGTATTGGTCTTTTATTGTTTAAGAAATAACACAGATAAGAAAAATCTATAGTTACTGGCTACACTGGCTTCACAGCTAGACCAGTACACTGACCTGAGAGAGATGACCTGAGCCTCCAAGCTTTCAATCTGGGCCTGGTGGATCACTCTCAATTGTTCCTGATGAACACAAATGATTTCAGAGCAAAATGTTTGTATCTTTGAAACACAACGTTGAATCTATGTATGAGATTAAACAGGATGGGATGGGGTTATGATTTTGATGAACAACTGTATACTGCACTAGTAATCTGTAGGACATTCTTGTTTACtggttgtttttcagtttatacAACTGACGACTGAAAttcaatatattcatattcttcAAAGGCTTTGATATTTTCAGGCTTCCTCAGAGAATTATCCCAACTACTCTCGTCTTGAATACAAAGCACACAAATCTATGATATTGCAGAAATTTCATGACTGCTGAGAGTAACGTGGGATTGAGATGGGAGGATGAGAACTAAGCAGTAACTAGAGGACAGGAGAGAACGGATTAATCTTCCCTACCAGCTCATTTTTCCATGCGGTGATTtctgctctctgcagctctcGGTGTCCTGTATTGGAGGCTATGTGGCTGCTGGCTGCCGTACCTTCATTCACCTGAGTAACAGCAGGACAGGATGAACAGTTTTAAGAGGATGAGTACTTTTCTCAAGATGATGGTAATCACTGTGCAAGCCATGCTGGATGTAATGACTTAACATTTGGAATCTCCTGAAGATAGCTGATATCTTCTGAATTTTAGCAGAGTAATGTAAAGGACAGAAGAAACCAAATTGtctgtaacttttttttaaaaaaatcacaggtattttacaatttatttgATATATTACAATGTATGCACCCTCATATAGATGGCAGTAAAAATGAACATATATTTCACATCATATATCACAAGAACAGAAATCATACACATGATTTTCACACACATTACCGTAGAGTTTTGAAATGTGTAATCCTTCAGAGATTCATCCACTTTGGATTTGAGTTGTGAATGCAGCTTCTCATTCTCCACCACGACCACCCTGACACGCTGTTTCATCCCCTGCAGCTCCTCCTGAAGTCATGCACGCAGACAAATGAATCAAAACTCAACTAAATAAGCACACTAGTAAAAATGTctgcaaatataaaaacacaaacattacgGTGCATACCTTGCAGAATTTGACCTCAGCTTCCAGATGTTGGATGTACTCTGACTGGTTGTGAATCATTGGGACCAAATCCTGAATGCCAGGCAAACTGGACTTTCCCTCTTGCTGCACTctctgacagagaaaagaagTGTGTAAATCAGAAATAAGGCACCACATTCACCACATTGAGCTATGGAGAATGTATCCTAGCCTGACAAATATTTCTGTAATAGGCTTTCCCTAGGCctgacatatttaaatgttgAGCCACGCAAAGCTGAACACTCTACCTTGGATGGAGTGTGTTTCtttggaggagagagaggagcggGCATTTCTCTGCACTGCTTCAGCAGAAGGCTCTTCAGCTGGTTGACTACAACAGACACcgaaacagacacacacacacacacacacacacacacacacacacacacacacacacacacacacaaccaaaagcattttattttaactttgtgGACTGTCTGACAACAAGATTATGAGCAGGAAAATCTCCAGTCAGACAGTCGTGCCACAACTAACTGCAGAGTATCCACTATATATATAGTGCTCTAAAATATCCacaataaaattgaaaaaagtaCTAAATACTAATGTAATGTACcacattttatagatgcaaaaatTACAGTCTTGTGAGTCTACACCTGTCAgtgatgatgcaaaatgatgatgattagtaAGTGTCTAAAATCTCAATTTATTGCTCACTATAGAGTAAACTGCTGAGTGTCTATTACACAGCaagtagtgaatgagtgaatgagggaGTGATTTCGGACACAGCCTACTAAATGTCACCTGCTTCGCTCTGTGTCTTTTGGCTCCATGCAGCCGTGTCCTCTTCAGCCATGGCAGTGAAGAGGCTGCCATCACTGCCTCTGacttcctccacctcttctcCATCAGGGTTCAGCTGCTCCAGAGCACTACTCAGCTGCTGGATGCTCTGGTTGGCCCGCTCTGAAAccaatataaacacacacagtatattatTTCTGTACCCCATGACAGTTTAACTTATAAATTAGAGAGAGAGCCACAGGCAAAAGACTTACTCATCACCGAAACTGCAGAGAGGACTGGATTGGTGATGCCATAAGTTTTCACACTGTAATGAATCCTATAGTTCATTCTAGGGCTGCTGAATGGACCAGAATCTAAACCTCATCTAGGTGCAGGAACTCACAAAACCATTACTGGTAAACAAACAGTTCCTCACTTCCTTTCTAGAGGGAAGTTCCAGGTTTATTCCAGTGACAACACAAATAGGTCTTTCTCACGGCAgctattttgacatttcacaatAGGAAAAGGTATAATTAATTACattagggttgcaactaacaattatcttcattatcaaCTGATCtcttctgctgtgaaaaatggcGCAATTTGCTGGTGTTGTCTGACCAGCAGACCAAAAgctcaatattttgaatttactcacacatatgacaaagacaagcagcaaatccaaacatttgcaaagctgaaaccagagaatatttggcatttttgcttaaaaaatttctgaaacaattagtccattatcaaaataatttacagatttattttctgtctatgaacttatcaattaatcaactaatcagcTCTAAATGGCATTAATTACTGACGCTGCATTCCATTTAGCTACTTTGGTTTCAGCATCCTGGTATCGTGCATGCTGGCTCATTAAAgtccctctccactcaaaaatgtgtttttcttcttgttcctacagttggatgtttgagcttcactgtgtagaatgatgtatgtgcagagtttgacaccataaggttgttttcacattcgtcTGCTGAAAgcggaaagtttctctgagctcattgagcCAATTGTGgttcaatattcaacttacaacTAAGTATGATATGGAAAATTGAAACttccagtgcacacacactgagaatggactttacagtgagacaggagacatcttgtgccCAACatttaaacttctgaaatgaaaaatatttacatattcatagagtGGGTTTTTCTTAATGAGCAAAAAGGAGATGCCATTTCTAAGGATTTTGACaagaacttttttgtggaaaaaacatatcagacataaattattcaaggcagagtattttataaacatcttaaaacatgtctggagggaatctttaatgGTAGTTGTAACACTTGTGCTTTCCTCACAAAGTTAAAATGTATCCACTTCTGGCTAGATGGGTTAGCTCATGTATAGCAATTCTGAAAAAGGACAATTTTGGAGGTTTTGGACGTCTTTGGAAGTAACTAGCAAGCTTATCTGAAACTGAAGCATCAACCTAACATTCATTTCTACCAGAGTGCTTGGCATCAGTCTCTCCAAAGAGCAACAGGTGGCAGTGATGCGACCTTAACGGCCCCATCATTTTAACAACAGTAATATCAGTGACACTACTATATTAATACGGCTAAAACTTATTAATTTTGTACAGAGCACCTCTTAAGACACCCAGCTGTAACACTGTAATGTGCTAAATTGTGTCAACGAACTCCTCTCAGTTTAACTAGCTGCTCATTACGTGAAGTAAGTTAGCAAATTTCGCGAGTTAAAATGTTAACTTACGCCTGAGCTCCTTTTGGTAAGCACCCAGCTGCTCCGCTTCCTCCTCGTCTGAATCTAACGGTTTCATTGATTTAAAATCGTTGTTATATTACACCATGTTACGAACTAAACATGCTAGGCTATGCATAACAACTACAACATCAACCATCATATCACACACGTCGTAACGGTCATCGATTCGCAACgatagtgtgtttgttttactaaACCCGTGTGTCCGGAAGGCGGTGTTCACTTTTTGTTATTGTGATATGACGTACCGCCCGGCGTGGAACTCAGCGCGTACCGTGAACAATAAAACGAGCCAACCATCTGCCAACGGCTGCCACTTCCGTAAACTCAGGCAGATGCTGGGAGTTGTAGTCCTTATTTGTAGTCTCAATTACTATTTTTATGTTTGCGACCCTGTGGTGAATATAGTGTATTGCAACTTAACATACTCTAAATAAGGCATCACTATTACAGGTGATAATGAGGTGTTATTCTTATAATGTAAAGTCTACGAAGCTGTAAAGCTAAATGTGtggatttaaattaaaaaaatacttcaaaagCCTACCTGAAAATGCTGTTCCTCATCATTAGAATGCAGAACTCACAGAGAAATGACACCTTAACTCTGCAGCTTCTGCAGTTTTTAGCCactttaatttactttatttattccAGGTTTAACAGTCTCACCGAATATCCTATCTAATGTAAAAAAGCAAATTcatggaccaaaccagagctaaaatgCCAGTTAATGTTGAGcttacatttgtcaggtggccGGAAATGCCACTCTGctcatgttgctctgtgtctacTAGATGTGTAAGTAGTCAGTTAATTGCAAACACTCAGGTTGAGTATCTAAGCTCAATACTTTTGGGAAACAGACTGAAATGTGTCAGAACCACCAAATAAATCTATATCAAAAGTATCAAAAGATAACAAATGCTTTGATTCAGATTAAAatatttcctgatttaaatcataACTTAATAGAAAATTGTAGACTGTAtgtcattcatatttttttaaagatccccCTCAGACATGCTtgaatacatataaaaaatacttgtctgatatgtttttttttcatcaaaaaaaGTCACCTCCCAAAAAATCCTTGAAATTGCacctcttccttctctcttacTGAAAAATTGAGAATCTATGactatgtaaatgttttttatttcagatatttaacTGCTAGACACAAGGTATCTCTTGCTTCAACATTAAACTCAAAAACTTGTCAACACATGAATGTGAAAGCAGCCTTCTattgtcaaactctgcacatactgtacatcattctgcacagtgaagctcaaacatccagctgaaggaacaaGGAGAAAAAACTAATATTTGACTGGAGGGGAACTTTAAGTTCTTGTATGGCTGCTTTTCATTAAGACAAAATTAAATACTGatgcatttgagaagttttccttattttgtcaaaatattttttttaaaaaaagagaaaaatatttttatattcctcaaagtaaggtgtcagaaaaacaagaaaaaaacggTATTGCTTTGGCATAAACACTGAAACTCAGGTATCGTAGGTATTGGtatcaaaaaataaacacattaaccCTAACAACTTGCCTCATGGTATCTCATTTTGTAGTCTctctgccccctagtggtcaaaaatcacttactgcagctttaagaaaaacattcagaatatgaataattattttacagttCTCTGGACAACTGGGTAATTTTGAGTCTACACATCTCCTCTGTTAATTAGATTTGAcatgttaaaactttaatgatcccCATTGTGGAAATTGCTGCTGTAGCAGATTCGAGCGTGAGCGTCTAGAGAGAAATGATTGCAATAAActaaaacagagaaacagcttGAGAACAAGACTACAAAACAGTGAAAGCTGAAAGTGCTGCAGCTACAGGGTTAAAGATCACCTGGTGTCCTGGTTCAGTGTTCAGCCCCGATGTGCTTCGCTCCATGTCACTTTCACTTCTCCCATCTTATCTTG
This genomic stretch from Thunnus albacares chromosome 14, fThuAlb1.1, whole genome shotgun sequence harbors:
- the sdccag8 gene encoding serologically defined colon cancer antigen 8 homolog isoform X1, which codes for MKPLDSDEEEAEQLGAYQKELRQRANQSIQQLSSALEQLNPDGEEVEEVRGSDGSLFTAMAEEDTAAWSQKTQSEAVNQLKSLLLKQCREMPAPLSPPKKHTPSKRVQQEGKSSLPGIQDLVPMIHNQSEYIQHLEAEVKFCKEELQGMKQRVRVVVVENEKLHSQLKSKVDESLKDYTFQNSTVNEGTAASSHIASNTGHRELQRAEITAWKNELEQLRVIHQAQIESLEAQVISLRKDLSVSQKECEEVKVRLRHREKQAADALRADGAPRVAGLCLQCAQHEAVLAGTHTNLHVQAIDRLTKERDELLVALRAVRASQQEAQHREWSACLQVKQAVEMAEEANLHKARVEVQCEQFSRELARQREQLERQAQALQERLAEAREEGRTEARKQREELAHTVSSLSQRVAELEGQLDRAHRDKSSLTNQLEDTLHRLTSQEQDNTKVCVDLRYKLSQAQLKKEEAERELRELNSKTKRQMEKASQEVERLSSELVGCRQHLEAVQKDGSQWQAEALSLAEQLANAQRQLHLTRQDRENAERAHEEEMTSATQASRERERELTVLLEQTEAQHQQRVGELDGLLSSQNALIRKLKEECCTLGVKLEELTENSRSELEQLGLEKQHLEEAVKSLRARCSNMEEQCVQHGRMHQRMKDRLQQLDRHCQSSAQQVCELLAKQNQLMEERNTLTEEMQNLRIELPNTRRVNTLST
- the sdccag8 gene encoding serologically defined colon cancer antigen 8 homolog isoform X2; the protein is MKPLDSDEEEAEQLGAYQKELRQRANQSIQQLSSALEQLNPDGEEVEEVRGSDGSLFTAMAEEDTAAWSQKTQSEAVNQLKSLLLKQCREMPAPLSPPKKHTPSKRVQQEGKSSLPGIQDLVPMIHNQSEYIQHLEAEVKFCKEELQGMKQRVRVVVVENEKLHSQLKSKVDESLKDYTFQNSTVNEGTAASSHIASNTGHRELQRAEITAWKNELEQLRVIHQAQIESLEAQVISLRKDLSVSQKECEEVKVRLRHREKQAADALRADGAPRVAGLCLQCAQHEAVLAGTHTNLHVQAIDRLTKERDELLVALRAVRASQQEAQHREWSACLQVKQAVEMAEEANLHKARVEVQCEQFSRELARQREQLERQAQALQERLAEAREEGRTEARKQREELAHTVSSLSQRVAELEGQLDRAHRDKSSLTNQLEDTLHRLTSQEQDNTKVCVDLRYKLSQAQLKKEEAERELRELNSKTKRQMEKASQEVERLSSELVGCRQHLEAVQKDGSQWQAEALSLAEQLANAQRQLHLTRQDRENAERAHEEEMTSATQASRERERELTVLLEQTEAQHQQRVGELDGLLSSQNALIRKLKEECCTLGVKLEELTENSRSELEQLGLEKQHLEEAVKSLRARCSNMEEQCVQHGRMHQRMKDRALLCGAVPCCVMA
- the sdccag8 gene encoding serologically defined colon cancer antigen 8 homolog isoform X3, with the translated sequence MKPLDSDEEEAEQLGAYQKELRQRANQSIQQLSSALEQLNPDGEEVEEVRGSDGSLFTAMAEEDTAAWSQKTQSEAVNQLKSLLLKQCREMPAPLSPPKKHTPSKRVQQEGKSSLPGIQDLVPMIHNQSEYIQHLEAEVKFCKEELQGMKQRVRVVVVENEKLHSQLKSKVDESLKDYTFQNSTVNEGTAASSHIASNTGHRELQRAEITAWKNELEQLRVIHQAQIESLEAQVISLRKDLSVSQKECEEVKVRLRHREKQAADALRADGAPRVAGLCLQCAQHEAVLAGTHTNLHVQAIDRLTKERDELLVALRAVRASQQEAQHREWSACLQVKQAVEMAEEANLHKARVEVQCEQFSRELARQREQLERQAQALQERLAEAREEGRTEARKQREELAHTVSSLSQRVAELEGQLDRAHRDKSSLTNQLEDTLHRLTSQEQDNTKVCVDLRYKLSQAQLKKEEAERELRELNSKTKRQMEKASQEVERLSSELVGCRQHLEAVQKDGSQWQAEALSLAEQLANAQRQLHLTRQDRENAERAHEEEMTSATQASRERERELTVLLEQTEAQHQQRARISDSSSECMKSPRWLSPE